The window atggcgcactgttgcgtgagctttttaagtgtggctttcagagtctgttattacgggcgttaaaacaaagtttagattaaaatcatatttaaaacaccttaaaaccgtaccataaaaatatccagcaaccagtgttggttagtcccgttttgttcggaaaaaaagggagggcaaaagtttccaaaagacaaaaatgtctcaaaacacagacattcattgccccgtaacgcataattgccataattaatttcaggtcgtgaaaatatttcacaaaaaatctaattataaataaacccgcgtagctcacccaaaaactatgagatttgacatttcggagacctcacgctacactagcgcctctagcggcgaatttgagggtaatggaatcgttgtgagatgcactttagctacaaatcaataaaaaccatgaaaaaaaaactttttaacaaaaaatggaaccaactttataaaccttgaaaataattttctacttgttttgaagttggtgcctcagcacgagccagcaggagtgattgaagccgaAGGTGAGATAAACGACtttagttccactcctgctggctcgtgctgaggcaccgacttcaaactagtagaaaattattttcaagttatttgaagttggttccatttttttttaaaaagtttttttttatcaattattgAGTAAAAGAAGCAACATTTTAAATCCAATCAAATGAAAAACATAATAGGCAACATTTTTAGACTCCATCCAGGTAATGAAATTATTCCATGACTTCCTTTGGTTTCAATATCATCAAATCACCATCAAGCCCAagctatacttcattttttttagcatgaagaattagaaagaaggtaagcgatcttgatgtgtctttttattgaaaaataagttgcagcaaatatgtaacaattagcaaggacatatgatcatttacattattttggtatcataagtaatagttactgtttttttttaaacgattttcaataaaaagacttgtcaagattgtttaccctttttctaatgcaaaGTATTGCAGAATGGAAACAGACTTTCCTAATGAAAGAAGTGAAAAGTAAAGTTTGCAATAATTGCTGCTACCAATAGGAACTTCACAAAGTAGGTTGTGAATTTGTGAcgttgcatcatcatcatcatatcagccatacaacgtccactgttgaacattggtctcccccatagacctccagttgcttaggttggaagcggcctgcatcctaCGCGTATTAGCGCCTTTAATCAGGTCCAACCAGGTTTTTGATGTTTATAAAGTAGTAATTTATAAAAAGGATACACAGTGGGTGTGAAAGAGCGCAGCAGGTAGAAGCTGCTCAGGATCACAATGGCCAAGAACAGAGCATTGTTGTAGAAGATGGAGAAAGTGGTGGCTTCATAGTCTGCCACTTCGTTTTTCTTCCATAGAATCCTTTAAGAAGAGAAagataacaatataattaaaattaaaaacaaagatGTTTCACTATACTTCGACAATTCTTACTTTCAATAAacacttttaaacttttacataagtaaaatatttaaggtAAACACAAATATTTATGATATCAAATTAGCAATACAAATCAGCACACCTAAATTATCAACACTTTTAATTTCAATGCAAGTGCTAATTTAGAAAAGATCATAAGTACAAAATTATACCAAAACTTTTTAAAGGAGAGCTTTCTATTGTGAGTTAATGAAGAATTGCAAAATAAAAGCCATTTAACTAAAATGTTGGCTAGGGGTTTTTGTGGTTAACCATCAATATGTCATATCAATAAAGTTATCAAACATTTGTCACAGGAAGGCATCCCTCTCTCTATCAACCTGTCTCATGGTTTAGATTTCAAATAAGGGACTGAATTGTTAGTTTTACCTCTCGTCCTTCTCCTTTCGGCTCATCTTCTTGTCGTCAGCTAACTTGCGAGCCATCTCGCGCGCCACGGCGTCCTCGCGCGCCACGGCGACGCGGTGCTTCAGCTGGAACTTCGTGTTGCGGTACGCCAGCGCCAGCAGCCACGTGCACGCCGCCGTCACCACGCCGAACCACGCCAGCGACGAACTCACTTCCAGAGCGTGCACCCTCCAGAATAACCCTACGGAATGAGTTAACTTTCACATACATAACGGTCTCCAACATTTATGAATGAAAACTTCGCTCACACCGCTTGTGAGGGCAAATGTGGTCCAGATAAGCTTAAGAACTCACATATGGGGATCGCCGACACGATAAAGGCATTCCCATAAAAGAGAGCCGACGATTTCGTGGAGACATTTCTGCTGAAGTCTTGCAGCAACAACTCCTCTTCTTTCGTGAAGGCTTTGTTCACTTTGGCAGACATCTTgaataaactgtaattttaattgataaattataTCACACACTCGATTTTCTTACAAGAATCTGCACAAACTACAAAATAAGCAATTCCTACTTCGTCAACTTCTTCGTGGCTGGCGATTGGCAAAAAAAGAGAAACGTCGAATGACATGTCGGCGACGTGTCAAATGTGTTGCCCTACCAAAAAAAGTTTCATGGCTAAAAAACTGTTCATTAATGCATTTTAACcgcaatattaattatttattatttttcttattcttACATAACATTAACAATAAAcggaaaaaaattacatacacaataaacaaaacattacattttattttataagtcattGTTGTATTCCCTTTCTGAACGAAATCACAAACGTcaaacaaaatttcaaattttcgaataaaatccGTTTGTTGTTTACATCTCGGGATCGCGGGGCGATTTGTGCGTAAAGGAGAAGGAGTTgttgattaaattaattcaatttgttAATACTTTTGCTCTTTTGTAATGGAATAACAATTCAATCTAGTGCGTCTTTACTCGataaccataaaaaagtgcTTTTTGCAAAATGAGTCACTTTGAATTTGCAATACCTGTACAAAAAGATGAATTATTGGAATCACATGCTGGGCAATATCATGTCGAAGATGTGGTACAAATTAGACTACTATTGTCTAAACTCCAAGGTAAATTAATTCTGAATTTGAAATATTAATACTATGCAGCTATCTGCTACtagatatattatataaaactttgttttcagaTGCTGCTAGAGCATACAATGCAGAGGGTGTGGAATACATTTTAGAACATTTTGATACTTATTTTTCCATTATAGTTCATGGGAGCAAACTAGAATGGAATATCATAAATAAAGGTGATATTTGCCAAGTAATGTtttctatgatgatgatgaaatgataaGTAGCTGTATGTCAAGTAAGATTTATAACTGTGACAGGGATATTTTTTCAGGATTTGATCACCTTGTGAGAAGTGCCAAGAACTTGTGCAATCACTTAGAACTAATAATGCAAGATCAAGAAATTGATGCTGATTTAAGAATGAAAAACTTGAATATTGCAAAAATGGTCTTATACTTGTATACTCAGATAATGAAGACCAAAGATGTGAAACTGGCTGCTGATGTAAGTACATGTAATTATGAATGGTTCTATGTCTTGAGCATATACAGattttttgatcaaaaatatatttctcaCTCAATGCATGTTATTTTTAGAATTCAACTAAATTAACACTGGGTAAGAAAGGGAAAAAAGCAGCAGATAATGAAGAGTATTGTGGGTGGACAGAGTCGGACAAGCAGGCAGCTCTTGTAACTCTGCACTTGGTGTTGCAACAACCCCTCTCTCGTCTGTGGGACCCACCACTGGCTGAAGACAACTTTGTATCGTAAGAAACTTACAAGTTacctttaaaaacaaattaaatacagtAACATGTAACTGTGTTATGCATATTATATTGTTCTTTAAGCCAATGCGTCAACCTAATTCGTTAACCTTCTAAGTCCATTTTGACTAAGTTTACAGGATATTGAAAAAACTGCATAAAATCTTCAATCATTAACTGAAAGTCCCATTGGTAGCTATGAGTATACttgatattttaaagatataattaaCAGCATATCTTAGACAAATTacagtaaactaataaaaattagTATTTAGCTGGTGGTTGGCTGGTGGTTTTATGCTGATATTGCTGTTATTCCTATACCAAATGGTAGAGAATGGTGTGCACTTTCTGACAAGTATGAAAAGTAATTTTCGCCCAAAAGTGGACTTAGCAGGTTAACAAATTAGGCCGACAAATGCATTGCGTCAGCCTAATTCGTTAATCTTCTAAGTCCATCTGGACTAAGTTTACAGGTCATTGAGAAAACTGCATAAAATCTTCAATTGTTAACtaatcaaaattttgaaaatcccgTTTGTAGCTATGACTAAACttgatattttaaagatataattaaCAGCATATCTTACCCAAATCAcaggaaattaataaaaatgagtATTCAGCAGGTTTTCGTGTTGAAGGTTAACAAATTAGGCCGacaaatggatttattattcaaaaactGCAGTGgtaattgttaaatttaatcATGATTAACTACTGGCATGTTTAAACTTTGTCGTATTTATGGTTCTCtatcaagaaaaaaaatgtttaaacattATAGAGATAgaatgaaaacaatatttttgttgtatgggatCCCCCAAAATTTTTCTCATTGATTTGTGAAGATTGATTGGTCTCCTGTGCAATCCTGTACAATGCTTCTGTTTTCCCAAGAGACAGGTTGCAGCCTATGcttaattattctaattataaataaacccgcgtagctcacccaaaagctATGAGATTCGACATTTCGCAGACCTTACGCTACACTTGCGCCTCTAGCGgggaattcatacgcgatagccctcattgcagtgTGTTAGgctctcatttatttattaataaaagttttgtagatttaattattttatgaattttaggATGGTGGCAGAACCTTGTTACAAAGCATTAGaggagcaaataataaaaaataaagctgtGAGAGAAACAGTTTTTCAAGTATTAGGAGtgctgattaaaaaatataaccatGGAACGTCATGCCTTATCAAGTTGGTGCAGgtatgatattttattgtattttcataaCATTTTCTGCTGTAGAGATGTCAATTAGTAGTCAGTCAGTATTTTAAAGTGAACAGatttgcatttaattaaatctaGGGATgcaaataatacaatacaaatattctttattgatcaccaaaagcagtacagagacattacaaaaataaaaaaatcaggtaaacaataggcggtctATTGCATATTGCATGTTAGAAcctttgcacaccgcgttttttaaacgctcCGTCGAAGCGTGATTTAGAAACGCGCGTTGACAGCACGTTTTATTTCCATACAGCAACCGTACAACTCGCGTGCGTATCGCGTGTGTAGATACAAACGCGCTtcgacggcgcgtttaaaaaacgcgatATGCAAAGGCcctaaattgtttttatttctagGTACTTCAAATGGCGGAACACTCGGTCTCCCCAATTTGTGCAGGAGTTGTGCAACTGCATAAGGAATTTGCACTAGGAACATTCGGGCCTCAGATGGTAATTAACTTATGCCATATCACAGCTAGTTATTTGCCATACAAAATCTATGGGAGATACAGAGATAAAATACcctaatattttgtgttatGCAGGTGCGGGAAATAGCTGAAGCATTAGCCACAAGTGAGGAAGAGAATGCAGTCGCAACCGAGCAAGGCGCTGCAAAGAATTGTGGCGCGTTCCTACTCGAATTAACCAAGGAACTGCCCAAAGAAATGACTTCTGCCATCACTACACTGCAGTCATACTTAGAAAGTGATGAGGTAAATAACTACCTGTTTGGGTTTCTTAGAAGTACCTAATACCTGCTAAATATtctctaataatattagcgacaTACCTATTATGTTGCCCGCGACGCAgtccgcgaagaattcgtttttcactctcccgcgggaactatgcatttttccgggataataactACATTATGTTCTTCCCAGAGCCTCAAAccatctccataccaaatttcatctaaatcggttcatcgATTTAAGCGTGACGAGGTAAGAGACACAGACgaacagagttactttcgaatttatgatattagtaaggATATCTTGTCTGCCTACTTCATGCAACTCGCTTGTAAGAGTAGAGCACGTCGCTATAGTACATTTTACACTATCACTTCGTACCCCGCCTTGTGCGAGCTTTTGTATACGCTCTCATTGTGGTTCGAGTTTCCTCTTGAGCTAGCAACTATGGAGGACGTCGATCGATGTATTAACGGCAACAAGCCATTACATATCTAAATTCCAAAAAATGGCGAAAGTAGCACTCGCATTCGTCACGGAGTCCTTTGACTCGTACCCAAAACACTCTGGAAGTCAGCGCGGCGACAGATGACACAAGGCACGAGCGTTATGAATGCTCATTTTAGGTACACGCTTCTCGTGACTTGCCTCGCGACTCTCTCGTTACGCGCACGCGATCGTAAATGGGATATTGTAATAGCGCGGtaaccttagatgaatgattggtctcgcgcgctcgctcgactagataccgcgctaactaaaaacaaaacgttcgtgaatgcggcaactcaatattgtagtgtgcgtaagaacggtgtaagacaatttgcaaggatgctagtgtgcgtgacgaattgtgttgccagctgctccactgttacccgaattattgggaaaataaattattctgtggtctattaagttactggttacaaaatgtatcttggaaatacttagaaattaagaaataattaagagtgaatgtattaatatgtttttgtgtaggttaggcgtaggtttcttctttaaaaaaatggtaggtatgatgtaggtatatcaatgatcaggcctcactgttaattaaaaaatatatatatttaaggacattcaatatttacaaattattactgaaaattcatggactgagtcaccaactaagaagttttgcgtacttaacacgttgcacctatagttaaacctaatataatgtacaggttacaatacaatacaatacaataactctttattgcacaccaatacagtaaacagtacagagaaaacaagtatatacatagagattttctaaggtaagcaataggcggccttatcgcttcagagcgatctcttccaggcaacctttacaatggacagaaataaggaatacattttagcaggtgcaTTTGGCAGGTTGGTTAATTaagacttaaataaaaataattgtttacaaaatatacatacataggtacatgcatacatacatacttacatacatacgcttgaaaacataaccctccttcgggcagtcgggtaaaagctaacatttcaggaaaatgggtagaaatacgaaaaattttttttcgttttccgtaatacctaagtaaatcagctgatcggcttttgactgggaagacgaaaaacatttttaattttaagacgcattcaccccttaattaaatagtgtcgggtaacaatttatacaccttcagtgtataatatcacaaagataaacattaaataatatagaactaagttatgtatatataataattacgttagatacttaaataaaataagttattaaaatttaatattatcatcatttaatgatgataccaataaaattcaatttattaaaatctcaccacggggaatttgattcttgtgtacgcggcaacacagaatggcgtttagggttcatgttattttattttgtaatttcgaaattatacgatatttactgatggtatgtgatcccagtgtccttcttatttcttgtagtattatttttaaacagtttcactgcgaaaactgcattttacttcggtttatgaccaaaatttaacaaaaattcgggacatgcacattacgcacagcTCGCAACGCGACTGagtcgcctcgggctcaggtacgccgatttcggcgtactatttgttgccgcatttgacaagtacgccggcggtatctcgtcgagcgagcgcgcgagaccaatcattcatctaaggcgGTAACATTCCAGTCGTACACGCTCCGCATCAGCGTACTGGGCATGATGTGCGAGGCGCTGAGCGTGGAGCTGCGCGGCGAGGGGCTCGCCGACGaccagcgcgcgcagcgggaCGACTTCCTCGACGACCTCACCGAACACATACATGACCTCTCCGCCTACGTCCGACACAAGGTACTGACATTACCACTACCTCTATCTTGAACCTAGATCCACCTCAACCACAAGATACCTAGAATCACTCAGTAGCATAGAATAGCTGTCGCGCACCTCTGACACAGATTGCAGCAGCTATACCTACTTGCTAGCCAAGCTTCTGTTAGTTGCCCGCCTGacgtgaaaaatatattaggtaATTTTCAACTATTTTGACTTTTAATGCTGTTGACGCTTAATGCTGCGACACATCTGCTGGAAACTACAATTTCAATCTTTTGAAATGAGCTCAGAACCGGAACAGGGGGCGACTAAAATTGCCTCTACCCCAGGCAGAAGAAACCCACGCTACACTACTGCTgtcatttatcaaaatctttTCTTGCGTTATAGCAGGACTACTTTTCAGTATGCTGCGACTTTCTGATTTTGTATTGATATCctatattttattacacttttagtTATCGGCAAAAATATCAGATAGGACAAAGATCTCTAAAACATCTGATACGTTTTAAACTCTAACGGCTAAACAAATAGagttgtgttagatattttcGAATGCTTTATTCTATCAGATATAATAGCCGGTGACTACCGAAACCTAACGTATCAAAGAATGACTAGAAGTAAATTTTCAACAGGTATTGCAATTTTGGTGTCGTCTGCAGCGGGAGAATAATGTCCCCGTGACCAGGCAAAGGGCTGTGCTAGAGCGTGTCATCGGTCGTCTCCGCGACAAGGCAGCTATAGTCAGGAAAGCTGCCATTCAGTTGTTGAAGGTAGTTTTtacaattttgttatttatatataagaATTGTTGGTTACTTCCATGTCATTTTGGTTCTTCTTTGATGTCATGTCATGTTATTACCGGAGAAAGTTTTTTCTTTCGCAGATATTTTTGGAGTGTAATCCATTCTCCGCGCAACTAAAACTAGAAATATTGGAAGAACAGTTAGAAacagaacaaaaaatattagatgaCTTGCAGAAAAAgttgaacccaggtcctgacCCAGAATTGGTTAAAAAATGGGATAAAATAGAGAAAGATGTGATCGATAGCATCAAAGGGGAATATGGACACTTTAACGCAAGACGAGCCCGAGTTATCACAAGCGTCGTTGGAGAATCTGTATGACGctatcaaaaaacatttgaaagGAAAGAACTACTTCAAAGCATACCTGATTGTTAAACACACAGAGAGACAGTACCCAGATGCTAAATTATTGCGTTGTAGCATGACTAAAAGTGATCAAGTAAGTAATTTAACcaaagtaataattaaatatttaaaattttcagtaaCAAGAGGTTTTATCATAATTTCAGGTGGAATACTTTGTGGCTCTGCTTCGTAATATTTTCGTGATACCAGACAGACGGCAGTCTATCACGAACAGCCAGCAGTGTGAAAACGAACTGGCACTCTACAAAAGGCTTGAAGAAAAGGAAAGCATTGTGGCTTTTCTTCAAGAATCTGTCCATTTTAGCCGAATGGTTTCCGAAGCAGTGCCTCTAATTAATACCTTGCTTATGTCGAAGCAAGCGGGCGACGTCAATGAAGCGATTGAATTTTTCACTGCGGCTCATCATTTTAATATTGAATCGGCTAAAACGGGTGTCGCGAATATGTTACTGCTCGTCTGGTCGCCCGACCAGGTAAGAGCCTGCTCCTGGCGGCATCACCACGGCGCACCGGGCTGGTGTAGCAACGCCTACTGTAGCCTAGCAAACCATGAGTGTTCTTCTAGTTATTTTTCTTCACCATAGAATAGCATACGTTAGATTCAATTCATCATCTAACTTTCCACaattcataaaatttaacaGAAACAAATCATGCCCCGCATAATTTGAGATTAAATCGAATTATTTTATCAACTCTATcagttactagcttttacccgcggctacgctagcgtgaaccataaacatttcaaagaagcaagcatgcaagcatgcatgcaagtgagcatgtaagcaagcaagcaagcatccATCTAAGCAAGTTTGCAAGTgcgcatgtaattttgcaagaaatagtgcaagcatgcatgcattcaagcatggaagcaagcatacaggcaagcatgcaagcaagcgtgcaagccaAAAGGCAAGCATGATGCAAACAAtaaatcaagcaagcatactcccaaatgtgcaagaaatagtgcaagcaagcatgcaatcaagcatgcaagcaagcatgcaaaaaagcatgcaagaaagcatgcaagcaagcatgcaagcaagcagagttagcACCTCAggggtggtagtgaaaatcagttcatcatcatcatcaacatcatcagttcgtttatcgctatcccgccggaactatgctattttccgggataaaaactatcctagtccttccccgggactcaaactatctgtataccgaatttcatctaaattggatcAGTAGATCCCGAGATTACCCCCTACAAcctcacaaactcacaaactttacctctttataatattagtatagattcaGGATCAttttagtataattttaatgtcaataaAATGCTCTGCATAAAACCATAAACTTAAAACCGACCATATAATTTGTCAATATGTTTTCGTAGGAAAAACGCGAAGCGGTAGAACGGGCCTACCGCGACATGTACCTCGAATGCGACAGCAAGCCGGAGCGAGCGCGCGCGGTGACGATCGCCCGCAAACTGATCGCGCTCGTGGCTGCCGTCGACCGCAGCAGCGCGCTCGCGCTTGACCACCTCGTCGACAAGTGGGTCGAAAAGGGAGACATAAACCCAGCCATCATACAGGTATATTATATACCACTTATCCAGGCTCTAACATATGTTTGTTGTAAATATTGTACAGATTTATTTTGATGCTGTTCTATCAAAGTCCCTTagatacagtcaagtgtaaaaatatgaacttattcaaagtttcaaaaatatgtaccacagacacttaaatatttcgacgcaataaggctgtggtaacatatttttgagtggttcgattaaccactcaaataatatttttgcactcgactgtacgagACTAAATAAGGTACACGATTATTTATGATAATGGTTTCTTTCAGGTTTTCTGGGAGATGTTCATGAAGAAAATCGACGGCACCACAGATATGGACAGTTATGCCGCACTGGCTCTCCTCGTCATGGTCTCCAAATCCAAGCCTTCAGTGGCCCTCGCCAACCTCGAAGTAATACAGACACATGGCCTGACCGCCGACTACAATTCGAGAAACCTCAGCGCCCAGCTCTTGTTGTCATTGAGCAAGAAAAATCAAAGATACCCCGCGGACCATCAAATATTTACTTCCTTGTCTGAAAGCTTGTTAGAAACTTTTTCTAAGCTTAATAAATTTTCGTCGTTTGCGGCTAACTCTATAGACGCTATTTACGCAATCTGTGATACACCTGAAGTCGTGTCTGCTAAGTTGCTGGCGGAGATGTATCGACGAGTTCAGGAGACGATGGTGCAAGAAGGCGAGGCCGAGGAAGAAGTGACGCTGCCCGCGGAATTGCTGACGCGTTTTGTGTTTACGCTGGGACATGTGGCGTTGCAGCAGCTGATATACCTCGATGTCAGTGTGTACAGCGAGCTAAGGAGGAGGAATCAGGTAAACtgttgtgttatttttaatattcgACATGCCACCACGCTCAAgacgaaataaatattaatcatagCAGCGACCGAATTTCCATTCGAAAGTAGTGTTTATTTTTACAGGATTGGAAATACGAGTACAGAGATAGAGAATTCATAGCTCTCGTTAATGTCGTCAACTACtcgacatttttatttatttaatctattttattttgtccTCCTAATGGTATTTTTGAGCACAAGGCACTCACCAATTTCAATGAAGCTTGTATTTATCAGGTCCGCGAAGACCGCAAGCTCGAAGAGAAACGCAAGAAGAAGGCGGGCGCGTTCGCGAcgccggcgcggcgcggccggGTCGACGACCTGCGCCGGCAGACGCTCATGAACGCGTCTGGCGCCAGCGCCTCCAGCCGCGGGCAGCGCTCCGCCAGCGTCTCCAAGGGGCCCTCCGTGAGTGCGcctcattattatttttatttgcaataagttTGTtagttctattatttttttaaaatgtcgtggtaattttgtaatttcaccTATGGCCTCTTAGGCAAAGCACgttatatttgtaatttatatttaaatagttCATATGCGTGTTAGCTATgaatattaaatgacataatgtttttaaaaactataaCATCCAAATTAGATGCAGGTACATGTACCGACGCGCGCTTCTAATGTGTGCAGCTATTCGAGACATCTTTATTCTTTAAATGCACGTTTTCAAGGCACGCAATTCTAGACGCAAAGCGTATACCAGCTGTCATTGCCTCCCAGACAAACACCACCATGACAGAAGAGGAAGCCGGCTTGGAGGGCGCGGTCGCGGACGACGCGGACGCGGAGTACGTCCGCGGCGTGTGCGAGCGCGACATcgtgggcgcgggcgcggcgctggcgcgctACCTGCCGCTGCTGCGCCACCTGCTGGCCAAccccgcgcgcgcgccgccgccgctgcaggccgccgccgcgctcgccTTCACCAGGTCACTGCCCCTGCCCCTGCCCTGCCCCCGACTACATGAAACTGACAATTTTTTAAcacatttagggcctgtttcaccacttgtcgactaactttaagtgacggatatcagtgatgccgtctctgtttgttttgtccgaataaacaaagacggcaatacttttatctgacacttaaagttagtcgacag of the Choristoneura fumiferana chromosome 17, NRCan_CFum_1, whole genome shotgun sequence genome contains:
- the LOC141437395 gene encoding translocon-associated protein subunit gamma, with the protein product MSAKVNKAFTKEEELLLQDFSRNVSTKSSALFYGNAFIVSAIPIWLFWRVHALEVSSSLAWFGVVTAACTWLLALAYRNTKFQLKHRVAVAREDAVAREMARKLADDKKMSRKEKDERILWKKNEVADYEATTFSIFYNNALFLAIVILSSFYLLRSFTPTVNYIVSLTTASGLLALLSTGTK
- the LOC141436837 gene encoding LOW QUALITY PROTEIN: condensin complex subunit 1-like (The sequence of the model RefSeq protein was modified relative to this genomic sequence to represent the inferred CDS: deleted 1 base in 1 codon) — translated: MSHFEFAIPVQKDELLESHAGQYHVEDVVQIRLLLSKLQDAARAYNAEGVEYILEHFDTYFSIIVHGSKLEWNIINKGFDHLVRSAKNLCNHLELIMQDQEIDADLRMKNLNIAKMVLYLYTQIMKTKDVKLAADNSTKLTLGKKGKKAADNEEYCGWTESDKQAALVTLHLVLQQPLSRLWDPPLAEDNFVSMVAEPCYKALEEQIIKNKAVRETVFQVLGVLIKKYNHGTSCLIKLVQVLQMAEHSVSPICAGVVQLHKEFALGTFGPQMVREIAEALATSEEENAVATEQGAAKNCGAFLLELTKELPKEMTSAITTLQSYLESDESYTLRISVLGMMCEALSVELRGEGLADDQRAQRDDFLDDLTEHIHDLSAYVRHKVLQFWCRLQRENNVPVTRQRAVLERVIGRLRDKAAIVRKAAIQLLKIFLECNPFSAQLKLEILEEQLETEQKILDDLQKKLNPGPDPELVKKWDKIEKDVIDSIKGNMDTLTQDEPELSQASLENLYDAIKKHLKGKNYFKAYLIVKHTERQYPDAKLLRCSMTKSDQVEYFVALLRNIFVIPDRRQSITNSQQCENELALYKRLEEKESIVAFLQESVHFSRMVSEAVPLINTLLMSKQAGDVNEAIEFFTAAHHFNIESAKTGVANMLLLVWSPDQEKREAVERAYRDMYLECDSKPERARAVTIARKLIALVAAVDRSSALALDHLVDKWVEKGDINPAIIQVFWEMFMKKIDGTTDMDSYAALALLVMVSKSKPSVALANLEVIQTHGLTADYNSRNLSAQLLLSLSKKNQRYPADHQIFTSLSESLLETFSKLNKFSSFAANSIDAIYAICDTPEVVSAKLLAEMYRRVQETMVQEGEAEEEVTLPAELLTRFVFTLGHVALQQLIYLDVSVYSELRRRNQVREDRKLEEKRKKKAGAFATPARRGRVDDLRRQTLMNASGASASSRGQRSASVSKGPSTNTTMTEEEAGLEGAVADDADAEYVRGVCERDIVGAGAALARYLPLLRHLLANPARAPPPLQAAAALAFTRFMLVSSAVCDEGLQLMVTVLTRSRNVPLRTNLTIAFADLTLRFPNLTQPWTRHIYQILSDEELEVRQCAVKMLSFLVLHEMVRVKGQIADMALCCADKDAKIATMTRLFFKQLSQKGNALYNVMPDIISRLSDPELNVPEEQYRVIMKYITSLIQKDRQMEALVEKLCQRFKLSTEERQWRDLAFCLSLFNYNERTLRKLIENLDCYKDKLHCNGVMQCFNTIMTNASKMAKNEVKALITELGDKIEECFAVHDNEEGSEGGEARVRVDAPRATPRRKPAARRTRRHSSSSPDENEPPPNEGTPQSVRKSARKARSRFNKVVANDSDESDEEEQKKEEDEVFKKPTARKATRRRKN